The Urbifossiella limnaea nucleotide sequence TGTACCCCCTGCGGGTGAACGCTGCGGAACGAGTACAGACCCCGGTTCCACCAGGCGTCCCCGGTCGGGGCGACGGCCGGCTCGTCGGCCGTGTTCAACGGGGTGTTGGTCCACGTCCAGGACACGAACGGGTGGCCGTTGTGCCAGAACGTCCGCCCCGTCCGCGGCTGCCCGGCGTTCGGGCCGGACGTGTAGGTCCACCCGCGGATGGTCCAGTGCATCTCCCCGGCCAGCAGGGTGTTCGAGGTGCCGTCGGGTACCCCGGTCAGCGTCACCTTCCCGTGGATGGCCGGGACGATCATCCCGTCCGCCCGGGAGGCGTACAGGTGAACGGCCGGGTCCACCACCCGGTTGCCGGCGCAAAAGCCGTAGCTGCTCCACCCGGGGCCGGGGTCCGGGGACGGGGCCGGCATGGCCGGGGCGATGAACGTCTTCACCGGCTGCTGGGTGAGGGTCAGGTTGCTCCACCCGTCCGGCCCGGGGGTGGGGTCGGAGGAGGACAGGCCGGGCTGCCACCGCTTCGAGACGGCCTCCTGCTCGAGGTGCGGCAGGATGTCGGTGAAGGCGCTGTACAACCGGGCGTTGGTGGCGCTGCTCGACCCGCTGCCGCCCGCGGCCTCGGCGTAGTTCGCCGAGGGGAAGCGGTTGTTCGCGTCGTGGAACATGTGGGCGGCCAGCCCGATCTGCTTGAGGTTGTTCAGCGACTGGGTGCGGGCGGCGGCCTCGCGGACCTTCTGCACGGCGGGCAGGAGCAGCCCGATGAGGATCGCGATGATGGCGATCACCACCAGCAGCTCGATCAGGGTGAACCCGCGGGTACGAACACGACGCATGGGGGCAGCCCTCCGGTTCCGGGGAACGGGGTCAGGCGAGCCGCGTTGCGACGGAGGGTGAGCCGCCCGGTGAGGGGCCGCGTCCCGAACGTTGGCGGAGCGTACTCGGCGGGCGGGTACTGCAGTTCAACCGCGGCACCCGGCCTTGTTGCAGATGAGACACAATCTCAACAAGACGCCTTTACCTTAGCCGGCGTCGGGATACAGTCAAGAACCAGTGGCGAAAAAATCGCACCGGATCGCTCCCAGATCGGGGAGCCGGTGTGGAAAAGCCGCTTCTGCTGATACCGCGTCTCACCCACGGGTGGCCCATGCCCGATTCGCACGACGACGACCGCGCCGACATCCCCGCCGACGGCGAGCCCTCGCGCGTGCTCCGGGCCGCGGAATTGTTCGGCGACAGGCGCGAGGTGTGGATCGAGTTGGACGGCGTCCGCTACCGACTGCGGATCACGCGACGGGGTAAGCTGATTCTTCAGAAGTAGCGAGGTCGACGGCCGGGCCCGGCCGTTCTCGGGATTGCCCCGCTTCTCCCACCCCTTCACCCTTTCACCCCTTCACCGGTTCCCGCCCTGCCCGTCGTGCCGGTCGCGCCGGGTTTGACCAAAGTTCGGGGTTTCGCGGTGCCGAAACCTGTAGCGACGCGACCGGCCGCACGAACTCTGTTCGCAGGGATCGCCCCCGCCCGGGGTACCGGTCCCCGGGGGTGCGACGACGCTGGGGGGAACCATGAAACGGACCACGACCACGCTGGCGCTGTTGGCCGGGTTCGGCGGCGGGTGTACCACCCCCGACCGGGCCGAGAACCCGTCCGGGAAGTTCGGGGCCGTCACCCGGCCCGCCACCATCCCGGGCGTCCAGGGGCCGGGCGGTGAGCCGGTCACGATGACCACCGCCCGCGGGGCGGCGCCGACCTCCGAGAAGAAGACGATGCTGTCCGCCGTGATGCCGGCCGGCGGCAAGTCCGCCGGCGGCAAGGTCGTGCAGGCCAACCTGCCCGGCGGCCTGTACACCGACGGCGGCGTGAAGCAGGTCAACGGTTTCGGTGGCGGCGGCCCGGGCGTCCCGCCGGTCGGCGGCATCCTCCCCGTGCCGGGGATGGGGCCGCCCGGAGCCGTCGCCGCGGTCGGGGCGATGGTGCCCCCGTTCCGGGCGCCGGCCACGAACGCCCGCACCTCGGTCCGGTTCACCGGCCCGCAGGGGATGCGAATCACGTGGCAGCTGCCGACCGGCGGGTTCAACGACGAGGGCAGCGGGCTGACCGCCCCGAAGGAGTACAACTTCGTCCAGGGGCAGGTGTACCGCCTGCGGCTGACGAACATCATGCCGAACTTCCCGGGCCGGGTGTTCTACCCGACGCTGGAGATCGCCCCGGCTACGCCGCGGACGCTGACGTTCCTGGCCCACGCCTCGGTGCCGCTGACGTTCAGCGACGAGGACTTCCGCCAGGCCGCCGACGGCAACCTCGTCGTGAAGGTGGTCTACCTGCCGGACCCGACGTTCCAGGACTTCGCGGCCGTCGGCGGGATCGAGGAGATCGTCTCCACCCGCCTGGAGCCGGGGGCCGACCCGGTGGCCGAGGCCCAGCGCCGCGGCACCATCCTGGCCGTGATCCGGCTCGGCAACATCGACCTGGAGAACCGCAGCTCGCCGGCGATGACCGCGCCGCCGGGCAGCATGATCCCGCCGGTCCCGGGCGTGGGCGGCGGCCCGATGCCGGTCCCGACCGTGCCCCCGCCGACGGGCGCGCTGCCTGGCGGCCCCGGCGCTCTGCCGATGTCGGTCCAGCCGCGGCCGGCGGCGCGCTAAGCGTTGTGGGCGAAGCCCGCCCGCGGCAGCGGGTGGGCGTTCAACCAGAAGCCCGCGGACCGGCGTCCGTGGGCTTTTTTCGCAGGGGTTCGCCATGAACGTCGGTCTGCTCACGCTGGTCGGGTCGCTCGCCGTCGGGCAGCAGCCGCTGCCGCAGCCTGCGCCCGCCGTGCCGGTGATGGCCGCGCCGCAGCCGGGGAGCGGCCTGCCGGTGCCGGCGCCGCTGCTGGCGGCGCGGGTCATCGCCCCGGCGGGCGTCCGCGTCACGGCCAACCCCGGCACCGGCTTCGCCCGGATGCACGACGCGCCGGCCGTGTTCGGCTTCCGCCCCGGGTACGTCTACCGGCTGGAGCTGTCGAACCTGCCGTACCAGCCGGGCCGCGTGCTGTACCCCGAGGTCGAGGTGCGCGGCGTGCTCGTGCCGCGGGCCGGGATGCGGTACATGGACTGGCCCGCGCCGCTGCTGTTTACCCAGGCCGACCTCGACCGCGCCCTCGCCGGCGGCGTCGTGGTCAAGGCCGTGTATCTGGAAGACCCCGAGAAGGCGATCCCGACCGAATTCGGGCTGATGAACCCGGTCGAAATTCCCTCCGGCTCCGAGGAGGAGGTGGTGAACGAGGCCATCGCCAACGGCCGCCTCGTCGCCATCGTCCGGCTCGGCTCCAAGTCCCCGACCGCCGCCGAGCTTCAGGCTTCGGCCGTGGACGGCACCGTACTCGCGCCGGGCGAGCGGCACCTGCGGGCGCCGGCGGCGCCGCCGCAGCTGCCGTTCGCGGTGGCCCGCTTCTTCGACCCCATCGCCGGGCCGCGCGGCCCGGTGGGCGAGTGCTTCATCGACGGCGGCGACCGCCTCGCCCCGCTCGGCATCGGCCCGGCGGGCCGGCTCGGCGGCCTGAACCCGACCGACGTGGGCGTCGAGTACACGATCGACGGCAAGCGGCGCGTCACCACGTCGAACGTGGTGTGCCTGTGCGTGCCGCGGTTCGTGATCCAGCGCACGGAGATCGGGCCGAACGCCCTGGACGTGCCGTTCTCGCTCGCGGTCAACCACAACCTCGTGGCCCCGCAGGCCTTCCGCGAGCGGCAGGCGGCGATGGCCGAGGTCGGCCGCGAGCGGCCGGGTGCGGTGCAGGGCCGGTCGCGGCCGATGGGCTACGTCGGCCTCACCGGCGTGGGCTTCTTCGTCGGCGGCACGCGGCCGGCGATCGTGGGTCAGGTGGACGGCGTGGCCGTGACCGGTGCGGTGGTCGAGCCCGAGGTGCTGACGTGGTATCCGGGTTGCCCGCTGACCGTGTCGAAGGTGATCGACGCCGACGGCGAGGTGCGCTCGGGCTCGGTGGTGACGATCACGCTCCGGTACGTCAACAGCGGCAGCCGGCCGGTGTCGGACGTGGTGGTGAGCGACAGCCTCAGCGGCCGGCTGGAATTCGTGCCGGGTTCGGCGGAGTCGGACCGGGCGGCGAACTTCTCCGCGGGCGAGAACGAGGCGGGGTCGTCGGTGGTGCGCTGGGAGCTGCCCGGCGTGCTGCTGCCGGGGCAGGGCGGTACCGTTCGCTTCCGGGCGAAGGTGCGGTAGTAAGTGCGGCCGGCGAGCGGCCCGCGTGAGCGGGCTGTTCCTGAGCACGTCAACGCGCTCAGGAACAGCCCGCTCACGCGGGCCGCTCGCTCGCGCTCCCGTTCAGGTAGCGCACCTTCACGTCCGGCCCCGCGATGTGGCGGGCCAGGTGCCGCGGCAGGTGGCAGCGGATGACCACCTCGTTCGACTCGTCGTGGAACTCCTGCCGGTAAATCTCCGCGTGGGCGTTCAGGAACGCCAGCACCCGCCCGTTCCCGGCCGTCGTCACCACTTCCGCCTCGGCGAAGTCGGCCGCCAGCGACGCCATCACCGCGTCTTCCAGCTCGGGGATGCCGGCCCCGGTCAGGCCGCTCACCGTCACCGCCTTCGGGTGCTGGGCCGTCAGCAGGTGCAGCCGCGAGTGGTCGGCCACGGCGTCCACCTTGTTCAGCACCAGGATCGTCGGCTTGTCGCCGCACCCGAGCTCGGACAGGACGCTGTTCACCGCCTTGATGTGGTCCTCCGCGTGCGGGTTGCTCGCGTCCACGACGTGCAGCAGCAGCTTGGCGTGCCGCGCCTCGGAGAGCGTGGCGCGGAACGACGCCACGAGGTGGTGCGGCAGGTCGCGGATGAACCCGACCGTGTCCGACAGCAGCACCCGCCCCCAGTCGCGGATGCGCCACTGGCGGGTGCGCGTGTCGAGCGTCGAGAAGAGCTTGTTCTCGACGTACACGTCCGCCTTGGTCAGCGCGTTCATCAGCCGCGACTTGCCGGCGTTCGTGTACCCGACCAGCGACACGGTGTGCTCGGAGCTGCGGCTGGCCACCTCGCGGTCCTTGCGGGCCTGCACCTCGGCGAGGCGGTCCTTCAGGTCGCGGATGCGGCCGCCGACGAGCCGGCGGTCCACTTCGAGCTGCGTCTCGCCGGGGCCGCGCAGGCCAATGCCGCCGCCCTTCTGGCGCGACAGGTGGGTCCACATCTGCTTGAGCCGCGGCAGCGAGTACTCGAGCTGCGCGAGTTCGACCTGCAACCGCGCCTCGACCGTCTGCGCGCGGGTGGCGAAGATGTCGAGGATGACCTCGCTGCGGTCCAGCACCTTGACCCCGAGCGCCTGCTCCAGGTTGCGGGCCTGCGCGGGCGACAGGTCGTTGTCGAACACGACCACGTCGGCGTCCGTTTGCTCGACCAGCTCCTGGAGCTCCTCCACCTTCCCCTTGCCGACGTAGGTGCCCAGCTGCACCTCCTGCCGCTTCTGCGTCAGTTCGCCGACGACGGTGGCGCCGGCGGTCGTCGCCAGCCCGCGGATCTCGTCGCAGGGGTCGTTGGTTGTCCACGGCCGGGCCGGGAGCGCCACGCTGACCAGCACCGCCTTCTCGCTGGAAACCGAGAACTCGGCGCGGTTCGTCTCGAATGCCTTGCTGATAGTCGCACCTCCGCGGGAATCACCTATTGTAGAGGGGCCGCGCCCCCCGGCGGAAGCACCGGACACGCGGTTTTTTCACCGGGTTCGGCCCGCCACAGCAGTTTCACCCCGGCCCACGCCCACAGCAGCACGATCAGGTACGTGTCCCACGGGTAGTCGAGGTTCGCCACCAGCTCGAACGTCGCCGGGCCGACCGTGCCGTCGGGCTTCGTCCGCGACCAGCCGCCGACGAAGGCCGTGGCCTTGAGGTCGTACGGGATCAGCACGTTCTCCAGGGCGTACAGCCCGAACAGCACCGTGAGCGCGAAGGAGTTCACGTAGCCGAGGGCGCGGGTGTCGTCGGCGGCGGGTGGGGGTACGTCGGGTGGCGTGACCGGCGGCGAGACGCGCATCCGCACGACGCGCGTCCGCAGCAGCCGCCCCGGCTCGCCGGCGAGGGCGGCGAAGCCCATCAGCGCCAGGAGCACGTCGTAGTACATGAACCGGTAGCACGTCAGGAACGCGCCCCAGAACAGGAACGCCGCCCCGAGCCCGACCGCCCGGCGGCCGCCGCGCCACAGGCCGATCGCCACCGTCGGCACGAACACCGCCCCCCACAGCCCCCAGGCCAGCAGCGCGGCGAAGCGCGTCTCGCGCTCGGCCTCTGGCTTCGAGAAGTCGTGCAGGTAGCGGCGCGGGATGCCCTGTAAATCCCGGCTCAAATGGATCCACGACTCGTTCACGTTGTACAGGGCCGCGGCCTCGCGCCCGACCGCGAGCCAGTCGAACCACGCCTGCACGCCGACGACCGGGAACGTCGCCACGCCGAGCGCCACGCCGGTGCCGACCATCGCCCCGAGGAACCGCCACCGGCGCTGGAGCAGCGGCACCAGGAAGAACGCCAACGCCCACACCGGCTTGAACGCGAACAGCCCCCACACCACGCCGCCGGCGGCGTCGCGCCCGCGGCTCGCCAGCACCCAGCCCCACACGGCGATGGACAGCGTGAGCGTCGGGTTCTGGCCGAGTTCCAGCGACGGCCCGCACCCGGGGAAGAGCAGCACCGCCGCGGTGCAACCGGACCACCACACGCGCCACCGGCTGAGCGCCGACAGCCCGAGCCCGGCCAGGAACGCGAACCCGAGCGCGACGCACTGGAAGACGTGGCACGCCACCCGCGGCGAGTCGATCAGCCCGAGCGGGGCGTAGAAGAGCCCGTGGACCGGCGGGTACAGCGGCCCGCCGATCGCGGGCTCGCTCACGGCCGCGACGACTTCGGGCGTCACCGCTTCGTGCGCGGCGACACCGTGCGCGAGGGCGGCGAGCGGGTTGCCGGTCAAGTCGGCTGCGAGGGGGAGGGCGGCGGCGCCGCCGACGGTCTTCCACTCGGCCGGGTCGGCGCCCATGAACGTCCACATCAGCCCGTCGGCGTCGTGGCCGGTGTCGTCGGCGGTGCGGGCGAACCGCCACTGGTCTGGCGACTGGAGCGAGTCCTCGCGCTGGGCGGGCGTTTCTTCCGACACCGGGTAGCCGGCGCGGACGACTTGCCACTGCACCTGCCGGTGGTAGAGCTGGCGGCCGTGGCCGAGGGCGATCATGCGGCCCATCACCCACTGGCCGCCGAAGTCGATTTGCGTGTGCGTCAGCGGGTCGGAGAACGGGCGGCGGACGCCGTCGGGCGTGTCCGGCGTGTTGGCCAGCCACGAGCGGGCGGTGTGGTAGCGGTTGAAGGCGATGGCCAGGACGACGGCCCAGGCGACGGCGCGGGGGACCCACCCGCCCGCGGCCCAGCCCCAGACCCGCCGCGGGATCCCCTCACTCACGCCGGCCCTCCGTTCGCACCTCGAACAACGTGCGGGGCCGACCGTGCCGGGTCAAGAGGCGAGCCGGAGAGGCGCGGCGGCCGGCGGCAGCTCCAGGCGGCCGGACTCGGCCCACGCCTCCGCGGCGGCGTTCAGCCGGTCCATCTCGGCCTGGATGAGCAGCCGGTACGGCTCCAGCTGCCCCGCCTTCAGCCCCGGCGGCACCACGATCCCCGCGCCGATGACGCACCGCGCCGCGGTGAACGGCCGGGGTACGGCGAACCGGTCCCAGCTGCCGAGCCGCCACGGCCGGCGGTAGCCGACGCCGACGCACGACACCGTCATCCCCGTCCGCGACGCGACGTAGACGAGCCCGTGCTGCACGACGCGCCGCGGCCCGCGCGGCCCGTCCGGCGTCACGGCCACGTGGCGGAACGGGGCGTTCACGTCTACGAGTTTCCGCACCGCCTCGACTCCCCCGCGCGTGGTCGAGCCGCAGATCATCCCCATGCCGAGCGACGTGATGAGGCTGCCGAGCAACTGCCCGTCGCGGTGCTGGCTGACGAGCACGGCCATCGACGGCCGGCCGAAGTGGACGGTGGGGAAGAGCAGGTTCTCGTGCCAGATCGAGTAGATGACCCGGCCGCCGGGCGGGACGTGGTCCGGGTGGCTCGCCGGGTCGATCGCCTGGGTGCGGGCGCGGAGCGTGCGGACGAGCCCGCGGGTGGCGCGGGTGGCGGCCCAGCCGACGGCCGCGAGCAGGCGCGGGTTGCGGATCTTCATGGCGTCCTGCCGGCGTCGCTACCCCGGCCACTCGCCCGAGAACACCTCGGTCGCGGGGCCGGTCATGTACACGTGGTTGTCGGCTTCCGACCACTCCAGTTCCAGGTCGCCGCCGGGCAAGTGGGCCAGCAGCGTCCGGCCGGTGCGGCCCGTCAGCACGCCGGCGACGCACACCGCACACGCCCCGGTGCCGCACGCCAGCGTGATGCCGCTGCCGCGCTCCCACGTCCGCATCGTGATCTCGCCGGGCGAGTGCACCTTCACGAAGTGCGCGTTCACCCGCCGCGGGAACTCGGGGGCGTGCTCGACCTTCGGCCCCAGCTCGGCCACCAAATCGCGCTCGCCGGCGCGGAAGTACTCGTCGCCGACATACACGACAGCGTGCGGGTTCCCCATCGACACGCACGTCGCCGCGAACGTCACGCCGCCGACGGTCAGCGGCGCGTCCACCGGCGGGTCGCCCGGGAGCGTCGTCGGGATGTCGGCCGACTTCAGGATCGGCTCGCCCATGTTCACGCGGACGCGGCTCACCGTCTCACCCGTCACCTCGACGTCGAGCGTCAGCACTCCGCGGCCGGTCTCGATGAGTAGCCGCGGCTTGCGGGCGATGCCGTGGTCGTACACGTACTTGGCGACGCAGCGAACGCCGTTGCCGCACATCTCGGACTCGGACCCGTCGGCGTTGAACATCCGCATCCGGGCGTCGGCGCGCTCGCTCGGGCAGATCAGGATGAGCCCGTCGGAGCCGATGCCGAAGTGCCGGTCGCTGACGGCACGGGCCAGCGCCGCGGGGTCGGCCGGCGGCCGCTGACGGACGCAGTCGAGGTACACGTAATCGTTGCCGATCCCGTGCATCTTGGTGAACCGCATGGCTGCTCCCGGGTGAGTGGCGGAATTGTACCATCCCGGCCCGGGGCGTGAAGCCCGACCTACAATGGCCGGACCCCAAGGAACCCGCCGTGCTCGTCTACGAATCGACCGAACAACTCCTCGCCGAGCCGCCGGCCCGGCGCTACCTCCACACCATCCTCCTCACCGCGCTGCGCGACAAGGCCGAGCGCGTCGAGGTGCGCTTCATGGAGGGCGAGGGGGCGCTCTACTACCGCGTTAAGGGGAGCGATTGGGAGCTGACGCCGCCGCCGGACGACCTGTACCCGCAGCTCAAGGACGCCGTCCGCGAGGCGGCGCGGCTCGTGCAGCCGGACCGGCCCGACACGACCATCCTGTTCGGCGTGCCGGACGCCCGGTTCGAGCCGATGGAGGTCGGCTGGCTGACGTACCAGCTCGGCGGCTACTGGGTGGACATCGTGGCGCGGATCGACCCGCGCGAGCCCTACGGCTACATCCGCCTCGACATCGACGACCCCGAGGAGTTCGCCGACGCCGCCGGCGACGCGCTCGAAGCCTACGCCGCGACGCTGACGGGTGAGGAAGAACCGGCCGAGCCCGCCTCGTAAGCCGCGGGCCGGTCGCCGCAGGTCAGTGGCCGTCACGGTCCGGGTGGTTCAGGTCACCCGCTCCCGCCGGGGCGGGTTCCGCCTTCCACGGCGGGCCGTGCGTGCCGTTCGCACCGGTACCGTTCGGCGAGTTCGCGTGCAACACCTTCGCGGGCACGTCGGCCGGCTTCGGCTCACCCGGCGTCCTCGGCGGGCCGCTGATCCACTCGCTGATCGTCTGGATCACCAGGTAGAAGATCGGCACGAAGAACACGGCCAGCACCGTCGCCGTGACCATGCCGCCGAACACGGCCGTGCCCAGCGCCTGCCGGCTCGCCGCCCCGGCCCCGGTCGCCCGCACCAGCGGCACCACGCCGAGGATGAACGCGATCGAGGTCATCAGGATCGGCCGGAACCGCAGCCGGCTCGCCTCCACCGCCGCCTCGCGGATCGACCGCCCGGCCAGCCGCAACTCCCGCGCGAACTCCACGATCAGGATCGCATTCTTCGACGCCAGCGCGATGATGAGCACCACGCCGATCTGCGTGTAGATGTTGTTCTCCAGGCCGCGGTACCACACCGCCGCGACCACGCCGAGCAGCCCGAGCGGCACGACGAGGATCACCGCGAACGGCAGCAGCCAGCTCTCGTACTGCGCCGCCAGCACCAGGTACACCAGCAGCACGGCCAGCCCGAAAATCATGACGGCTTCCGGGACTGCCAGCCCGAACACGGTGTACGCCCCGCCGCTGACGCGCCGCTCCTGGTACGCGATCGACGTCCACTCGAACCCCATGGACTTCGGCAGCACCTCCTTCGCCACCTCCTCCATCGCCTCGAGCGCCTGCCCGGAACTCGCCCCCGGCGCCGTCGCCCCCGAGATCGTCGCCGACGGGTACAGGTTGTACCGGGCGATGGCCGGCGGCCCCACCTTCGGCTCCACGGTCAACAGCGTCCCGAGTGGCACCCGCTTGCCGTCGCGGTTGCGAACCTCCAGCCGGCGGATCACCTCGGCGTCGGCGCGGAACTCGGGCTGCGCCTGCACCCGCACCTGGTACGTCCGCCCGAACTTGTTGAAGTCGTTCACGTACACCGAACCCAGGTTCGTTTGCAGCGTCGAGAACACGTCGCTGATCAGCACGCCGAGTTGCTCGGACTTGGCGCGGTCGATCTCCAGGTAGATCTGCGGCACGCCGGCCCGGAACGTCGTGCGAATGGCCGGCGGCGGGGCGATCTCGGGCCGCGTCTTCGCCGCCGTGTCGATCACCGCCTGCGTCCGCTCTTGAAGGACGTCGAGCCCCACCCCCTCCTTGTCCTCGATCTTCAACTCGAAGCCGCCGGCGAAGCCGAGCCCCTGGATCGACGGCGGCACGATCACGAAGATGTTCGCCTCGCGGAACGCGAACAACTCGCCCTGCAGCTCCTTCACCAGCGCCGCCTGCGAGGTCTCGGGCGTCGTCCGCTTCGCCCAGTCGCTCCAGGCGACGAACGCCGTCGCGCCGTTCGGGGCGTTCACGCCGTCGAGCAGCGACAGCCCGCCGATGGTGAACCAGTTCTCGACGACGCCCCGGTCCTTGTACTTGGCGAACACCTTGTTCATCTTGTCGGTCACGGCCTTCGTGCGGTCCAGCGACGCCGAGTCGGGCAGCTGCACGGCGATGACCGCGTAGCCCTCGTCCTCCGTCGGCAGGAAGCCGGTCGGGATCGTGGTGTACCACCAGCCCGTGAACCCGACGATGCCGACGAACGCGGCCAGCACCAGCGGCCACACGGTCAGCAGCAGGCCCACCGACCAGGAGTACAGGCGCTCCACCGGCTTGTAGAAGAAGTCGAACCCGCGGGTGAACCAGTTCTTGCCGGCGTGCGGCTTGAGCCAGGCGGCGCACTGCGCCGGCTTGAGCGTCAGCGCGTTCACCGCACTGATGATGGCCGTGGCCGCGATGGTGAGCGCGAACTGGCGGTACATCTGGCCGGTGATGCCGCCCATGAACGCCGTCGGGATGAACACCGCCATCAGCACCACGGTGATGGCGATGACCGGCCCGGTCACCTCGCCCATCGCCTTGATCGTCGCCTCGCGCGGCGCCGTGCCGTGCTCGATGTGGTGGCTGGCGTTCTCGACGATGACGATTGCGTCGTCCACGACGATGCCGATGGCGAGGATCAGCCCGAACAGCGTCAGCAGGTTCACCGAGAAGTCGAACAGCCACAGGAAGACGAACGCGCCGATGATGGTCACGGGCACCGTGGTGGCCGGCACCAGCAGCGCCCGCCAGCTCTGGAGGAACACGAGGATCACGATCAGCACCAGCACGCCGGCCTCGATCAGCGTGCGGTACACGTTGGTGATGGCCCGGTCCACGAACTTGGTCGTGTCGAACGGGATGTCGTACTCCATGCCGTCGGGGAGCGTCGGCTTGATCCGCTCCATCGCCTCGCGGACGCGGGTCGCCACGTCGAGCGCGTTCGACCCCGGCAGCTGGTAGATGAGAATGTTGCTCGCTTCGAGCGAGCTGCGTTCGGTGTACGAGTCGTACGTCTGCGCCCCGAGCTCGACCTTGGCCACGTCGCGGAGGTAGACGGTGCGGCCTTCCGCGCCGGCCTTCACGATGACTTCTTCGAACTGCTTCACGTCGGTGAGTCGGCCCATCGTGGTGACGGTGAGCTGGAACGCCTGCCCGGACGGGTTCGGCGGCTGCCCCACCTGCCCGGCCGCGACCTGCACGTTGTGTCTGGCCAGCGCCCCGACAACCTCGTTCGTCGTGATTTGGCGCGCGGCCAGCTTGTCCGGATCGACCCACACCCGCATGGCGTAGGAGCCGACGCCCTTCGCCAGCACGTCGCCGACGCCGTCGACGCGGGACAGCTCGTCGCGGAGGCGGAGGTTGGCATAGTTCGACAGGAACAGGCCGTCGAAGGTGCCGTCTTTCGACGTGAGCGACACGACGAGCAGAATGCTCGGCGACTGCTTCTTGACGGTGACGCCCTGCCGCCGCACTTCCTCGGGTAGCCGCGGCTCGGCGACGCGGAGGCGGTTCTGCACGAGCACCTGGGCGTCGTCCAGGTTGGTGCCGATCTCGAACGTGATGGTCAGCTGGTACGACCCGTCGGCGCTGGACGTGGACGCCATGTACATCATCCGCTCGACGCCGTTCACCTCCTGCTCGATCGGCGCCGCGACGGTGTTGGCGACCACCTCGGCGTTCGCCCCGGGGTAGTTGGTGCTGACGGTAACCGTCGGCGGCGTGATGGACGGGTAGCGCTCGACCGGCAGCCGCCGCAGCGCGACGACGCCGAACAGCACCATGAGGATGGCGAGGACGTTGGCGAAGACGGGGCGGTCGATGAAGAAGCGCGAGATCATTCAGGTTCCGCGTAATGCCCACACCCGGCGAACGGCCGGCGTCAGCCGGCTGGTCGTTGCCCCAGGCACTTGTACCAACCACCAGCCGGCTGACGCCGGCCGTTCGCCGGCGCGGTCGTCATTTGGCCCGCGGCGGCCCGTTCAATTCGTACACCTGGGGCTCGACCGGCGCGCCCGGCCGCACCCGCTGCAAGCCGTCGATCACGACC carries:
- the dapF gene encoding diaminopimelate epimerase is translated as MRFTKMHGIGNDYVYLDCVRQRPPADPAALARAVSDRHFGIGSDGLILICPSERADARMRMFNADGSESEMCGNGVRCVAKYVYDHGIARKPRLLIETGRGVLTLDVEVTGETVSRVRVNMGEPILKSADIPTTLPGDPPVDAPLTVGGVTFAATCVSMGNPHAVVYVGDEYFRAGERDLVAELGPKVEHAPEFPRRVNAHFVKVHSPGEITMRTWERGSGITLACGTGACAVCVAGVLTGRTGRTLLAHLPGGDLELEWSEADNHVYMTGPATEVFSGEWPG
- the hemP gene encoding hemin uptake protein HemP is translated as MPDSHDDDRADIPADGEPSRVLRAAELFGDRREVWIELDGVRYRLRITRRGKLILQK
- a CDS encoding DUF11 domain-containing protein is translated as MNVGLLTLVGSLAVGQQPLPQPAPAVPVMAAPQPGSGLPVPAPLLAARVIAPAGVRVTANPGTGFARMHDAPAVFGFRPGYVYRLELSNLPYQPGRVLYPEVEVRGVLVPRAGMRYMDWPAPLLFTQADLDRALAGGVVVKAVYLEDPEKAIPTEFGLMNPVEIPSGSEEEVVNEAIANGRLVAIVRLGSKSPTAAELQASAVDGTVLAPGERHLRAPAAPPQLPFAVARFFDPIAGPRGPVGECFIDGGDRLAPLGIGPAGRLGGLNPTDVGVEYTIDGKRRVTTSNVVCLCVPRFVIQRTEIGPNALDVPFSLAVNHNLVAPQAFRERQAAMAEVGRERPGAVQGRSRPMGYVGLTGVGFFVGGTRPAIVGQVDGVAVTGAVVEPEVLTWYPGCPLTVSKVIDADGEVRSGSVVTITLRYVNSGSRPVSDVVVSDSLSGRLEFVPGSAESDRAANFSAGENEAGSSVVRWELPGVLLPGQGGTVRFRAKVR
- a CDS encoding lysophospholipid acyltransferase family protein; translation: MKIRNPRLLAAVGWAATRATRGLVRTLRARTQAIDPASHPDHVPPGGRVIYSIWHENLLFPTVHFGRPSMAVLVSQHRDGQLLGSLITSLGMGMICGSTTRGGVEAVRKLVDVNAPFRHVAVTPDGPRGPRRVVQHGLVYVASRTGMTVSCVGVGYRRPWRLGSWDRFAVPRPFTAARCVIGAGIVVPPGLKAGQLEPYRLLIQAEMDRLNAAAEAWAESGRLELPPAAAPLRLAS
- the hflX gene encoding GTPase HflX, giving the protein MLVSVALPARPWTTNDPCDEIRGLATTAGATVVGELTQKRQEVQLGTYVGKGKVEELQELVEQTDADVVVFDNDLSPAQARNLEQALGVKVLDRSEVILDIFATRAQTVEARLQVELAQLEYSLPRLKQMWTHLSRQKGGGIGLRGPGETQLEVDRRLVGGRIRDLKDRLAEVQARKDREVASRSSEHTVSLVGYTNAGKSRLMNALTKADVYVENKLFSTLDTRTRQWRIRDWGRVLLSDTVGFIRDLPHHLVASFRATLSEARHAKLLLHVVDASNPHAEDHIKAVNSVLSELGCGDKPTILVLNKVDAVADHSRLHLLTAQHPKAVTVSGLTGAGIPELEDAVMASLAADFAEAEVVTTAGNGRVLAFLNAHAEIYRQEFHDESNEVVIRCHLPRHLARHIAGPDVKVRYLNGSASERPA
- a CDS encoding DUF1559 family PulG-like putative transporter; translated protein: MRRVRTRGFTLIELLVVIAIIAILIGLLLPAVQKVREAAARTQSLNNLKQIGLAAHMFHDANNRFPSANYAEAAGGSGSSSATNARLYSAFTDILPHLEQEAVSKRWQPGLSSSDPTPGPDGWSNLTLTQQPVKTFIAPAMPAPSPDPGPGWSSYGFCAGNRVVDPAVHLYASRADGMIVPAIHGKVTLTGVPDGTSNTLLAGEMHWTIRGWTYTSGPNAGQPRTGRTFWHNGHPFVSWTWTNTPLNTADEPAVAPTGDAWWNRGLYSFRSVHPQGVHFVLADGSTRLIRQSIPHATYQALGSRNGGEVLTALD
- a CDS encoding glycosyltransferase family 87 protein, yielding MSEGIPRRVWGWAAGGWVPRAVAWAVVLAIAFNRYHTARSWLANTPDTPDGVRRPFSDPLTHTQIDFGGQWVMGRMIALGHGRQLYHRQVQWQVVRAGYPVSEETPAQREDSLQSPDQWRFARTADDTGHDADGLMWTFMGADPAEWKTVGGAAALPLAADLTGNPLAALAHGVAAHEAVTPEVVAAVSEPAIGGPLYPPVHGLFYAPLGLIDSPRVACHVFQCVALGFAFLAGLGLSALSRWRVWWSGCTAAVLLFPGCGPSLELGQNPTLTLSIAVWGWVLASRGRDAAGGVVWGLFAFKPVWALAFFLVPLLQRRWRFLGAMVGTGVALGVATFPVVGVQAWFDWLAVGREAAALYNVNESWIHLSRDLQGIPRRYLHDFSKPEAERETRFAALLAWGLWGAVFVPTVAIGLWRGGRRAVGLGAAFLFWGAFLTCYRFMYYDVLLALMGFAALAGEPGRLLRTRVVRMRVSPPVTPPDVPPPAADDTRALGYVNSFALTVLFGLYALENVLIPYDLKATAFVGGWSRTKPDGTVGPATFELVANLDYPWDTYLIVLLWAWAGVKLLWRAEPGEKTACPVLPPGGAAPLQ